The Xiphophorus hellerii strain 12219 chromosome 3, Xiphophorus_hellerii-4.1, whole genome shotgun sequence genome segment CAccttacaaataataaaacctgACCTGCTTGGAGTTAAACTGTGGATCcgactcagttttttttttttttactgacactACAGGGGCGTCATGTATGAAAGAGTGTGCAGCTTTACAAATAACAAGCTTTTCTTGCACTTTGGTGCACAGATCATCTTTATgtgaaaaaactgagaaaatttaCTATTTACATTCAAGTGAGATTTTcacatccttttattttgtgtgtgccTGTTATTGTCTGAGCGTAAATCTGATTCAATTTTAtcgtttatttttaaaatcatgagAAACAATGGATTTGATGTTTCTTGGTCTAAAAAACACTGAATGGAGTTAGATTTCAGTGTATTCAGTGTTGGTGATTGTTTATTAGGTTTTTGGTGAGTTTTAGCACTTTGTAGTTTATTGTCCACAAAAAAAGCCGCACATTTTCACGGCAGGTAAAAAGTTTgcgtatatttacgcaaactttcACCTGTAAAATATGGCGCTGCACCGTTTTTGTACTTTATACACGAGGCCCAAGATCACCACTGTGATTAAACAATAATTGAATGGGATTTTGCAGGCTGAAAGAAGAATTTGCAGAGCAGCTCTCCTGTGTGAAGGCTGAACACCTCAGGGTGCTGAAGCATCTGCAAGCCACCCATGCCCTGGAGCACTCATCCTCCAAGGTTTCAGAACTGAGCAATAAGCTCAACAACCAGGAGGTACAGGTTCTCTCACCCAATGGCCTGAAGTTAGATCCAAGGTGAAAATCCATTCCATTGCTTCAGCTCTCCATCTTCTCTCAGATAGCAATGAAacgcctgcagcagcagctgaaggagctgcaggaatGTAAAGAGGCTCTCTCCATCTCCAGGCGCAGAGAAGAAGCTCTGCAGAAGCAGGTGAGCAGCTTCTACCAGTCCCCTGCTCCTCAATACCCTTTTAAAATAGTGCTTTAAAAATAGTACTTATACCTCACCAACTTCCTCATATTACAGCTCCAAAACTTaatgtattttcatttatttttaatattttgtacaCTTAATCTCAGTAGTTTCTGTCCATTTGTAGTCAGCACCTTGTAAAGCCACATTTAGCTGCAGTTCTTTCTGCAGTTCTGTTTCTTTACCAGCTTTGGACATCTGCTGAACACCTGCAGCATCtccataaaaaaaagtttgcgtGGCTGCCGCACATTTTCACGGCAGGTAAAACCTTTGCGTATATTCaaaatatggcgccgcacaGTAGCTTATCTCTTTTATTGAGGGGTTTGAGTGTTCACAGTGTTTCTCATCTGATCTACACTATATTCCCAAAAGTATTTGATCACACATCCAAAAATCAGGTGTTCCAATCACTTCCATGGCCACAGGGGTATAAAATCAAGCGCCTAAGCAATGAAACCCCATGACTTTATGGACCTTGCTTTGTGCTCTGGTGCACAGAGTCTGGTGTGGATGAGCTTGACTGCCCTGCACACGGTCCTGACCTCAAACTTTGGGATGAATTAGAGCAGAGACTGAGAGTCAGGTCTTCTTGTCTAACAATAATTTCCTGGCTTCTTGTGACCTCTCAAATGTGCTTTTGGAAGAATGGTCAAAAATCCCCATAAACTCTCCTAAACCTTGTGGACAGCCTTCCCAGAAGTTCTAGCTACGAAGGGTTTACCAACGCCACATTGAACCTTATGGATTAGAAATGAGATGTCACTTAAGCTGATATGTGAGTGAAGGCAGGTGAGACTCACCTGCCTTGACTTGCATATTGGCAATATAGTGTATTTCcatgtttgctgtattttttaatttttaaattggttttctATTTGCCACACTTCCACCTTTATTCTCTTCTATTTGCCACATTTTCGCAAATTATTGTTGGTAATCAGGACCTGCATCAGTGTTTGGCTTGTGTAATTCTTAATAATtatgatcaataatttattaaggAAATTCTTAACTACTGTTCAACCTTACAATCAAGTCAGGACTTCACCTTCTTACTTACTCTATGCTTACTCTAATGTTCTGCTCATGCTTAGTTAACCAAACTGCTGCAGGAGCTGAAGGAAGCTAAAGAAGCTCAGAGCTCTGAGGTGAAACTTCTGAGCAGTCTGGAGAGGAAGATCATTAGCATGGAGCTCAGACATGAGCATAGAAAGAAGGAGCTGCGGCAGGTACCACAACACACACTTTATCTGGTAGATGCTGACTTGTTTCTCTGCTGGCGCTCCAAGCTGCCAGGATATGCAACACACTGCCAGAGATAATGCACCGAGACCGTACTGCTGCTTTGATCCTGTCATTTCTAAAGCCAAAAGCAGGATGAATAACAGCACCTGACAATAGAAATTCAAACTGGATACAGAAACATTGTTCCATgattatttaatatatgcagttaTTAGCTGGAGGTCTGGATGTGACCTGTCTTTGCAGGTTATTGCCGAAACGTTTCAGATGTCAACAGAAGACCTACAGTCAGAAGTGGAGCGGTGGCGGTGCCTGGCTCAGGACAAGAGCAGCGAGCTGGACACTTTCCGCTCAGAGCTGGACTCCATACTGGACATCCTGAGACATCTGCAGAAACACGGAGCGGTCCTCCCCGCTCTCAAACCTGGGCGTACAGCCTGTCTCCTGTAGAGTACCATGGAATCTGTTAGCATGGAAACTTCACCCTGCAGAGTTTGCACTGTAATGTTAGCCAGCACATAGACGACACTGTCCTGTTCTCAGATCAGTGCTTCTAACAGAGAggcattttcagatttttgcatctaatttattatttaaaaaaaaaatttaatatataGTGCGCATGCACTAACGTGTATGCACCCTGTTGCGGTTACTCctctcattgttttctttttaaaatattttaaatcatttttcaattattttattttaccactttaattattttaattggcTTGTGTAattcttgtttattgttgtttattggTGAATTATCACCCAacgtaaagttttttttctgtgctgaaAATTGTTGAATACAATGTCTTCAGTACAATTAGACATAACCTTGTCTAATAAATGCTTAATATGTAAAAGATCTAAATTAAACTTCATAACACTCCAGTGAAGTATCAGTTTCTTAAATCCccattttctgcttcttttgctgaaataaagcagtttttttcacactttactGTGAAGCtcaaacacaacacaatgatTCTAGTCTAAAACATGTTCTAGTCTAAAATCTTTGTTCAGTATTCTGAggtgttaaaagaaaattaacataATCGCtccatttttctcttctgtcaCTGAGATAAAGCTACTTTTCCTACCTTTGCGCTAACTCCATTTAAACATGGAGCCAGTATGCTggcatgttttaaatatattgctTTAACACTTACAAAGGTAGTTACAGACATAACTATGCAACCACAAATCTTCCTTTACAGATCAATCTGATGAGATCACAAGACTCTTTTCAGAGCATTCAGCTCGAATAGCAGAACCAAATAGGTTCTGCTATTGGTTATTCCAATATGTGTCAGCTCATGCTGACACATATTGGAATAAGTATTGTAgtggaaaaattaaagtaaggTCACACCTGCtggttgtattgctatatgtttattctaagttccaGTATATTCCCaattaaactattaaactaTTTTGGTTGCATGTGCAAGGTTGGATGTTGTTTTTCaaagctgcatgggaaccagtttGTTTCCCATGCATAggatcccttatccctttgtataaaactcatgtgttgtctctgcctggcagagcttttcatccagacctgcttcattactacaagctctctgtgcacaatatatgaataaacctgactgagtgatttcacctgaacagtgcttggaaatagtattttttccacgacagtATAAAACCTGTCAAATGGTTCTGAAACTATTAGATTAAAAGTTCTAGCTGATGGTGTGTCATCTAAAGCTTTGATTATTCAAGGAGGATTTCCCCAGAAAAGTTCCATTCTATTTGTGACTTTGATAAATAATTAGTATCAAATGTAGCTGACacaaagttttacttttatggtgatcaacaaagttttgtaactttattattataatgCACAAACTGAGCAGCTTCCCACTGGTGCATactcacttttattaaaaatagtatttctcaaaataaacttgacataaaaaaatatctaaccataataaacacacaaaaagcaacTTGAAGATCTGGTGAAAAATCAGCAGGTGTGGAggaattgttttttcttcatatgTTGCAGGAACCTTCAGTTCGTCCCTGAGAAGTGTCCAGGTTCTCCTGGCCTGGTGGCTGCAGACATGTGTCTTTGGTGCATAGAAATatatgctttctttttattgtttcacaaacacagctttaaataaaagtagGCTTTTTGTCCTCCGTCTCTTCAGGCTCATCAGCCCTTGAAGGCGTGGCATTCCTCCTCACTGAAGCAAAGCTGCTTTAACAATCTGAGAAaccaacaaagacaaaaacccCCTCAGTGCAAACACACCAGagcttaatattgattatgtaTGAACATTATGTTCTTCAGCATATTATTTACTTACAGTggcctgcaaaagtattcacgctccttgaacttttccatattttgtcacaaccacaaacatgaATATATTTCAATGGAACATAATGTCAAAGATCTTCACAAAGTGTATCACACTCATCTactcaataaaaatgaatgtgtCTGTAAGGAAATCTCCATCCTGATTAATAAACCCAAAATGTTAAGATTGGTGGTTTCAAAGGACACTgtcactttttgtttaaaaagactCCTTTCAAATGACAGTACAGAAATAGTTATGCAATGACAAATTTTCCTTTTCAGAACAATCTGATGAGATCACAAAACTGTTTTAAGAGCATTCAGCTGGAATAGCAGAACCAAAGTGTGGTTGAGAACTAAGCAGCTCTGACATGCACATGCAGAAATGTTGATGAtgtacataaaataatttttttatacaaaaacatttgaaacgtttgaaatatttgaattttaatactaaataaacaagaagaaaaagccagAGCATTTGTCAGTGACTTTAGTAATTAGTTATTTGGATAAAACTGAGgaactattattatttatcataatGGTTATAATATTCCATACCCTAGTGTTTGCTCTGTGAAGGCAGATggcccacacacacaaacgtagCATTTTGACCCTTCTGGCCTGACAAGAAGATCGTTCAGCAGGATCTCATCCACCCTACCCTTCCTGCCGGTCCAGCTGGCAGAGGGCTCAGACAGAATGTACTCCACCTGAAACCTGACAGCACACAAAACCATGACTGTCTGAAAAACTGTTTAGAGTGCAAGGGACCAAGGGAAAATAGCTGTTTTCCAGCATAATAACAAAGATCTTCCAAAACTGTATACTGATGTATCTATCAGATTACAGTTTGGAGTACATTGACTCCatgtcaaaacaaaaccaactgAAACTTTTACAGATTCTTTTCCTCATTTCCCATCTGATAGTAAAATATGGATTCAGTCTTGCGTGTGAACAAatcttcagaaatatttaaatgcagTTGAATTTTAAATCAAGCGttcttttctgcaaaaaatTTTTCTGCGCTTTCCAGGCGCAGGAAAGAGAACATTTTATAGAAACATATCACCACTTTGTTTTACCGTTCATCAAAAGCTGCCAGATCATCCAGTTGGCAGCGCCACAGTATGTCTTTCTCCTGTTTGttgaaaaacagcagctttgttgttctgtGAACACAGAGATTTAAGTGATcatttgtcaaaacaaaatacTACTACTGGTACATCtggaaaaatctgaatgttgtgtaaaatccaatattttctgcaaatcatctcagaaagtgaaatcGGCACTTTACAGagcaaatatttcaaagttttatgttttagaatTTTAATGGTTGTAGTTAGTAGgtaaagaaaaaccaaaatttAATGTCTTGGAACATTACAATGTCACATCAGACCAAAGAACAGATGTTTTAAGGGGgcagtattatgcaaaattgacttttctgagctttagatcatgttataatgttaggccctcatcaaaaacatacctggttGTGTTCCTTTCAAAAGCAGATATTAATATGCATGCATTAACATGCGTTAATCTGAAGATTTTAACACGTTGATAATAACGCAGATTATTCAAATTACATATTTTGACCTAGAGGTCTTTCTCCCACAGATTCATCTAGTTCACAGAAGCGTGTAATTAACCCGACACACGATACAAAGGATAAAAGGTTTCAGCAACAGCAGACAGCAACAAGAGTTCTAGTTGAAACTCAAACCTTTGCTGCTTTGTAGGGCCATTATCATCCATCAGTCATATTTTCTGACAGAATAAATTAGTAAACTGATTGTTCCCACCTGATTGTGTCAACTTCTCGTAGAGCCAGGTTGATGAGGCGAACCATTGGCGTGAATCCTGTGCCTCCTGCTAACAGATAGAGGTGTGTGACATCACGAAGTGGGCGGAGGCTGAAGGTACCCTCTGGACCACTGACGGAGATATTTTTACCTGGGAAATCAGAAAACCCATTCATAATACACTCCAAAGTAAAACTGCATGGCAACAGGGATCAAATATCAAACAGGTAAAGTATAAACCCTTACAGAacctttttaaaactaaaattattaaCAGGAAAACTTTCTAAtagttgttattgttgttttgtttgatgaCCTACTTTTCAGTAACATAAATACATGCAATGATTAATATAAGAGCCTTTTTTCATCTGTTGAAATATTGGAAGGGGGAGGTGGTTCAAAtagcagattttctaaatgGTTCTGAGGAGAAACTGTTCATCATAATGAGTCAATGTTTGCTTTCAAGgatgtattaaaatgtaaatacacaTGCAGGTTCAGTTAAGACATGATGAGATAGACACACAAACGCATCGCCTCATTGTTTGACCTGGCTGTGACATACCCATCTGCAGGCTGTTCAGATATGGGGTGAAAACTCCATCGGGATAGACTTTAATCATGAGGTAGAGGTCTGACTCATGTGCGGAAGGTGAGGAAGCTGAAACCAGATTCTGATCCACTGGAGTGTATGGCCTCACTATCTCAGTACCTGGAAATATAAGTACATGTCGTTGAGTATTCTAATAATTTCTATGTTAATCAACACATTTGCCAAAGCCATGAATAATTTAACTGACTTTTGACTTAGTTtgtattatataaataataatgtattattagttcacttaaaacaaaaaaacctttacagaacattttatatttagtgacatttatgCACCAATGGAGATTTCTCTAAGCAGATCATCTTCATCTGTGAACATGAACAACACTcaggtttgttgttgtttacctTCAATGATAGCTTTGAGGTAGAcgtgttttccagcagccatatGCATGACTGTCCCTCCAGGAAGCTGCAGTCTGAAAACATGTGTATTATGAGTCACCTCCATTTTAGACACCAGTCTACAGTCCCGATAGAAGGGTCCTTGAGGGAATAGTTGgaacacagagaaagagaagagagagtaaaaaagaaatcaataataTTAGGGAACCAGTGATGCTGAATATGTAAGATGAAATCCTGGTTGTGACTACAAAAACCATCTTCTGGTTCTCAGCTGACTAAATTTTGactatatataaatacacacaacaGTGTAATGAAAGGCAAATATCAGGATCATCTTTGGATTCATTGTTCAATGGGCCATAAAAGTGACATGTGACAGAGCTGATTAAGATTCTCAcctctgttttttttgcatAGAAATGTGTTATGATATTCCAGCGGTTGACCAAGACTTGTCCATTTTcctctagtttgtttgtttatggtgACCTGGATCTTTCCCACAGAGAAAGCAGTATGAACTGTTGGTGATAACCAAAGTTTACAATTAGGAACATGCCATTCAGAAACATCTATATAAGTGAcatggaaaacacacagaagacaAGCTATTCACTTCCTGTTCCATAAAGCTCAGCTATGTAGAGCTTGACAACGGCCTAACTCTGACTTAACTTGGAAGAATAATCCAAAGCAACGTGGTTAAAAGAGATCAGTTttgaaactaaaacattttacctggaactgataaataattcaaatatttgatttttgtcctcaaccaaaaaataaaaaataaaaacccaactgatttggaaaattagCAGCATCGTGTATTGAAATACTCTTTTCTTACCAGAAACGTTTTCCTCAACTTTACGAGCAAGATCTGAAAGGAAATAACAGGTAAATGGCCTTTACATGTACAGTGCTTTATCTGGTCTAGACCCTCAAACACTGTACACCAGATCAGGTCATTCAAactcacattcacacactgataaTGAGAAGCTACTATATTGTGGCCACATCTGCCCTGGAGCAGTCTAactcatttaataaataaaatcctttacATATACTGCcaaaaaattaccttttttatttcacatgtaaaaatcagAAAGCTTGCGAAAGTGATGGATGGATCGATCTATAGCCACCCATCCCTCACAACCCTCTAGACAGGggtgctcaagtccagtccCCAGTCAGAGCTACCATCCTACAACTTTCACATGAattcctgctccaacacacctgaatcaaatgaatggctgtTCAGAGCTGATCTGTTGGAGTAAAAGTTGCAAGACGGTAGCTCTCGAAGACTGGACTTGATAACCCCTGTTCTAGACAGACAGacaagctgtgtttccattacaaatgaaTGTTCtattgtgaatgtttttgtcatttggatTAAGCAATATGCGCAGCTGGTTAAGAATTTTACCAGCGGTGATGAAGACGAGTTCAGTACGACATTGAACTTACGTGAGCCGACACTTGGAAATATGCAAATCTTTATGCAATGGTCTGCACAAAGATTTGCTTACATGTATATACTATGTATGTACGGCGGGAACATTGCCGTCATGGGAAATGTTAGTCATGCCTTTTCCTTTCAGAGAGATATTTACATCCAAGGTGCTATGTATGTTCGTATTTAAACGTTTTGTATTTCTACTTTTTCAAAGCTTGTTGATAGCGCTGAGGCTGCTGGTGATTGTGTACCGTAGTTTAATCAGCTGGATGGTTTGAGTCCTTTTCTGAAAATGCTCATACAATATGATAAAGTAACTTGTTTATAACTATCAACagtattaatttaatattatgactattctttcattttcctttgtttcCATCAATTTTGAAgctttattagttatttttttcaattatgtttttcttttttaatattcattatttatttaaggcaatattttcatttattgtgacatttcatttttttcatattctgtattttttttctatcactttttttaaaccatacatggatttattttctctagtacttcttttctttttctcacctCCAGTCTTATATTTTGTCTATtcacaaatttcttttttttcttcagatctGGTTATTCCTGTTTGACCTGTTCCTTTTTTGAAATTTGTTGtagaatgtaattttttattttgtaaatggaagaaaaaaaaaaaaaacagttttaagaatCAGCCCAAAAGTATCGGCAGCACATATTGGTGATTGATTAGACTGATGTCAAAATAATGGGTATCAGCATCAGCCTTAAAAAACTCTATCTGACTATCTCTAATCTGCACCATTTCATCTACAAAACAAACGTTTCATGACTgagtattttgttttgcaagttTGCCATTTTCCTTAAGTATTTCTGGAATATATATTGCTTGAATGAAGTATTTTTTGGACCTTCTAACTGAAATCTACAAAGTGGAAACTagcaaagaagaaaactgaTCCAATTCCTTTAGTTTGCAGTATTAGTTCAATTACACCAGACCTTATATACATCAATGACAAACTCCGAGAACATATTTAAAGCTACACCAAATTATGTTAATGCAATTGgaagtaaatgtattttaattttgtaaggggaaaagagaaaataacagtGAATCTGCTCACCTAAATGTATCATGTAGGACAGTTTTCCAAGGAGAACTTCCAACCGAAGAATTCCCGCTTTGAGGTCAACGGTCACACATCCTGAGCTGGGGATCTGAGAGAAACAACATGACATACACTGCACATTAGGCATCATTCACACTACAGcatgaagtgacccaattccgattttttgtcaaatcggaTTTTTTTGCCATGGccgttcacacttccaaatatatgcgacCTGTATGTGTTCTGCAGTTTGAACAGGCAAACAAGTGCCTGTTCACCCTCTACCCTCTACCCTCTACCCTCTActgcatgcgcagtagagggtgCAATAACGTCAGTGTTCTTTATGttctgccaaccgccataaaacgaataagtgctcagtgtttgcagaagtaaacatggatgctaacggtggagcatagtttacacatttgaagttgttgtcagcatattaacaacttaatcctcattatagtcccccatagttgttgtttttcttctcgtttgcgcgtatcaggacgcagaatagtaACATTTGTATCAGTGACGTGAGATGAATGCAACCTAGGagttaggtcacatttgaatcaGATACGTATCGCATACCCAAGTGGCCTGGGTCACATTCGAAAAGAATCCtctctgtgttgttcagactgtcatgaaaagatcagatgcAGGTcgcattacataaaaaaaaattggaatcgggtcacttcaggctgcagtatGAACGCAGCATTAGTCTGGCAGCTGGCTTTTAATACCCAACAATGTTTCAACAGCTTCACTACAGAAACACAAGAATTCAGGTAATGTTTGGAATTTCTCTGCATCTTTTAAGCAAGTGATTCATTTTAGTTAAACCTTCATTACCTTTCTTTTGGCATAAACAGCCACATGAACAGTTGCATCAGTTTGAAACCAGTCGTACCTTTAACAACAAACAGCACAGGCAGTTAAAGTCATCAGTCTTTAACTGCATTTCTTTGCAGATATGCTCAGTTTCATACCGAGGCTGAGAGTCTTTGTTTGGTAGAGGAGGCCCTGCAGCAGGTGGAGTAAGACCTGTTGATGATGAAGGAAGGGTGATGGCTGAGGAAGAAATGTCAACAAAAGATTACAATCAGTACTTTTTAAGTCAAATACTTTAATGTAATACATTGATGCAATAGATGTGATTCTATTGCATCAAtgacacattaaataaaatgttttattattattattattattattattattatgtgcagcttttgttgggttcaacaaaagctgcacaaaagtataaaaaccTCTATAACAGATATAATTTTATGCAATATTCACATATGGATCTGATTAAAAGTTATTATGAAGAACACATTTCATGAAAACACCACATTTTGGTTATTTTACCTTACAAACCCATAATCAgaaattgtaacattttatgatgAGGGCAGAATGTGattactgctttattttttgAGGTTTTGAGTTGATACAGACAAAGCAAATGTCACAGTGACATACATGGTGGTAAAAAAGGGCAGGAGTATTTCATCAGATCACGTTCCATAACATGTAAACAGAGTGAACTTGTATCTGAAACTAATGTACAGATACATTTAGATTAAAACAGCTCAGCAGCTTGGGGATCAGAATTTTCTCAATCTGCTCCCCAACTCTGGAACTCTGCCTTCACATATTCACAATATTGACTTTCTTCCTACtttaacatcacaaatcaaAATGTATGTGTTCAAGTTGgccttttttgtcatttcttgtttgtaatttttctcctctacatctgttttaatttttagtgtattcttgttttgttttcttgttaagTGTCCTTGGGCGTCTTGAAAAGATTTAACACTTAAATGCATTATTGTTATAATtactaaaacaatattaattgTAGAAGGCTTAGTTTTTATCTCAGTCCTATACTTACAAATACAAACTCTGATGCATTGTCAGGACTTGAACCGTCTTGAATTTTCTAACACAACATTTTTCTcactattttaaaaacaaaaataacttggCTAAAAACTGCTTTCCAAAAAGCAGTTGGGGAAAATATAACAATCAGAATGACTCATTAGAGATATTCAGAAACACTTGGCAAACATGAGCCATGAATATGTTTACAAGGAGGATTTAAAAGGACTTATGTCATTGTAGAATCAGTTTCCTGTGACATTTTCTATGAGATTACAAGACTAAATTTCATTTTAGTTAAGGGCTGAAGAACCATATCAAAAACAGAGAGCACAAATCAAGTTTCACCTTTACTAGCTGTTGCGGTCTTGGTAGTCATTCGTCCAACCAGGCACTCTTTTAACATGGA includes the following:
- the cyb5r4 gene encoding cytochrome b5 reductase 4, yielding MLNIPSQSFPAPSSQQRVSPSAQSGRNKVSLKPGHSLMDWIRFAKSGKDLTGLRGRLIEVTQDELQKHNKRDDCWTCIRGMVYNVTPYMDYHPGGEEELMKAAGIDGTDLFDQVHRWVNYESMLKECLVGRMTTKTATASKAITLPSSSTGLTPPAAGPPLPNKDSQPRYDWFQTDATVHVAVYAKRKIPSSGCVTVDLKAGILRLEVLLGKLSYMIHLDLARKVEENVSVHTAFSVGKIQVTINKQTRGKWTSLGQPLEYHNTFLCKKNRGPFYRDCRLVSKMEVTHNTHVFRLQLPGGTVMHMAAGKHVYLKAIIEGTEIVRPYTPVDQNLVSASSPSAHESDLYLMIKVYPDGVFTPYLNSLQMGKNISVSGPEGTFSLRPLRDVTHLYLLAGGTGFTPMVRLINLALREVDTIRTTKLLFFNKQEKDILWRCQLDDLAAFDERFQVEYILSEPSASWTGRKGRVDEILLNDLLVRPEGSKCYVCVCGPSAFTEQTLGLLKQLCFSEEECHAFKG